From a single Fulvivirga ulvae genomic region:
- a CDS encoding dienelactone hydrolase family protein: MKNFILSIALLFSADLLIAQSDITMCHTPATESFAMFASNMEFNAEHPEPEPYTHHSEIGKMIKINTPDGKTANAYLLEAQVDSDDYLFVIHEWWGLNGHIKKMAEKYYSDLGTVNVLALDLYDGKIAETREKASEYMGQVDDKRARAIIKGALDHAGNSSEIATIGWCFGGGWALQAAMMAGGEAQGAVMYYGMPEKDVDKIKAKINFPVLGIFAKKDEWITPEVVSKFQKDMKEAQKELNVHFYEATHAFANPSNPNHDEEATEDAYRKSLAFLKRVLD; encoded by the coding sequence ATGAAAAATTTTATCCTTTCTATTGCATTGTTATTTTCTGCAGATCTTTTAATTGCCCAGTCTGACATTACTATGTGTCATACTCCGGCAACAGAGAGCTTTGCCATGTTTGCATCGAACATGGAATTTAATGCTGAGCATCCCGAACCAGAGCCATATACCCACCACAGTGAAATTGGCAAAATGATCAAAATAAATACGCCTGATGGCAAAACAGCCAATGCATATTTGCTGGAAGCCCAGGTGGATTCTGATGATTATTTATTTGTTATCCATGAATGGTGGGGCTTGAATGGGCACATCAAAAAGATGGCTGAGAAATACTATAGTGACCTGGGGACTGTAAATGTGTTGGCGCTGGACTTGTATGACGGAAAGATAGCAGAGACCCGTGAAAAAGCATCGGAATACATGGGGCAGGTGGATGACAAAAGAGCGCGGGCTATTATAAAAGGAGCACTTGACCATGCGGGTAACAGCTCTGAGATAGCTACTATCGGTTGGTGCTTTGGCGGTGGCTGGGCCTTGCAGGCCGCTATGATGGCCGGAGGTGAAGCTCAAGGGGCTGTAATGTACTATGGTATGCCCGAAAAGGATGTAGATAAAATTAAAGCGAAAATAAATTTCCCTGTTTTGGGCATATTTGCCAAGAAAGATGAGTGGATCACACCGGAAGTGGTGTCAAAATTTCAAAAGGATATGAAAGAGGCTCAGAAAGAGCTCAACGTTCATTTTTACGAGGCCACCCATGCTTTTGCCAACCCAAGCAACCCCAACCATGATGAGGAGGCAACCGAAGATGCTTATCGAAAATCTCTGGCATTCTTAAAAAGAGTTCTGGATTAA